One Spiroplasma endosymbiont of Dioctria linearis DNA segment encodes these proteins:
- a CDS encoding ABC transporter permease: MKKVIPGIWIIKYSFKSIIKERSFIIFNGLYLLFSLLIAIYSVFQKNNSSFLLIFDYYVLLTIFIILFILCLRLAQYFYVVKRDDMTLNIIVTQQLSRAKLFSYQFMAFILLMFFNISITYLLINLINMLFLVQVNFFLLRVTTTYFVYAFISCLFLINFFLLISLFANIQVSTIIATLILASSFISNLPYTFLIQGEENKNITFSYKNANTAMSVNEIYDSYNLKNQVLNKKIKYSNLSFEIYNNFIDNQFETDPNSINNNFNNASSIQKRINFWMDLGVVEEKQQIVELNEPTKIIAVNNNSQLSKWKGDEVNLKFELKYRFLTIEELENKIKVNFFSKEKEKIIKEFIEFTNFITKVNNNFQDKFYDLFDVFIFLNEKYNIEKNYIKNVTKPQEEKMLLKDKDIVEIYQSYFSFSDNKLRLESSKVSNLIQETLFFPTMLSIRILENYFIRYTNNMVIFENSTVIKNENWTKYIKSRNLYNISFQFNFISNMLQNYTYFGGRSYDHIWFEPESSSKIYFNRQDNLFISQPSYAFKINSENKLDSQTYNNFIAPYYYVIFQAMIAIINYYVAKNKFRKLDLTG, from the coding sequence ATGAAAAAAGTGATACCAGGAATTTGAATAATCAAATATAGTTTTAAATCTATTATAAAAGAGCGATCTTTTATAATATTTAATGGACTATATTTACTATTTTCCTTATTAATAGCAATCTACTCAGTTTTTCAAAAGAATAATAGTAGTTTCTTATTAATTTTTGACTATTATGTTTTATTAACTATATTTATAATATTATTTATTTTATGTTTGCGATTAGCTCAATATTTTTATGTAGTAAAAAGAGATGATATGACTTTAAATATAATAGTCACTCAGCAGTTATCAAGAGCCAAATTATTTAGTTATCAATTTATGGCATTTATTTTATTAATGTTTTTTAATATATCAATTACGTATTTATTGATAAATCTTATTAATATGCTTTTTTTAGTGCAAGTAAATTTCTTTTTACTAAGAGTTACAACTACTTATTTTGTTTATGCTTTTATAAGCTGTTTATTTTTAATTAATTTTTTTCTACTAATATCTTTATTTGCAAATATTCAAGTTTCGACTATTATAGCGACTTTAATATTGGCAAGTTCCTTTATTAGTAATTTACCTTATACTTTTTTAATCCAAGGTGAAGAAAATAAAAACATAACTTTTTCTTATAAAAATGCAAATACCGCTATGTCAGTTAATGAGATATATGATTCTTATAATCTTAAAAATCAAGTTTTAAATAAAAAAATTAAATATTCTAATTTGAGTTTTGAAATATATAATAATTTTATAGATAATCAATTTGAAACAGACCCTAATTCAATAAATAATAATTTTAACAATGCTTCTAGCATTCAAAAAAGAATTAATTTTTGAATGGATTTGGGAGTTGTAGAAGAAAAACAACAGATAGTAGAATTAAATGAGCCTACAAAAATTATTGCAGTAAATAATAATTCACAATTATCAAAATGAAAAGGTGATGAAGTTAATTTAAAGTTTGAATTAAAGTATAGATTCTTAACAATTGAAGAGTTAGAAAATAAAATTAAAGTAAATTTTTTTAGTAAAGAAAAGGAAAAAATTATTAAAGAGTTTATTGAATTTACAAATTTTATAACAAAAGTTAATAATAATTTTCAAGATAAATTTTATGATTTATTTGATGTATTTATTTTTCTTAATGAAAAATATAATATTGAAAAAAACTACATAAAAAATGTTACAAAACCACAGGAAGAAAAGATGTTATTAAAAGATAAAGACATAGTAGAAATTTATCAAAGTTATTTCTCATTTTCTGATAATAAATTAAGATTAGAAAGTTCTAAAGTAAGTAATTTAATACAAGAAACACTATTTTTCCCTACAATGTTAAGTATTAGAATTTTAGAAAACTATTTTATACGTTATACAAATAATATGGTTATTTTTGAAAATAGCACTGTAATTAAAAACGAAAATTGAACAAAATATATTAAATCAAGAAATTTATATAATATTTCATTTCAGTTTAATTTTATTTCCAATATGTTGCAAAATTATACATATTTTGGGGGGAGAAGCTATGATCATATTTGATTTGAACCAGAGAGCTCAAGTAAAATATATTTTAATAGGCAAGATAACTTGTTTATTTCTCAACCATCTTATGCATTTAAAATTAATTCAGAAAATAAATTAGACTCTCAAACATATAATAATTTTATTGCACCTTATTATTATGTAATTTTTCAAGCCATGATTGCTATTATTAATTATTATGTTGCAAAAAATAAATTTAGAAAGTTAGATTTAACAGGATAA
- a CDS encoding ABC transporter ATP-binding protein, which produces MEQIIKFENYIKKFKKKVIGPLNCSIQKGRITALLGSSGSGKTVIINSLLGIIKEFKGDIKIENISRKKGKYFLVNSKIGYYTQMDFSLYVVSAYKFLLDMCIMMGLTKVISRKRIEYWMKYFDIWESRNKPIKSFSWGMKNRMNLILCFIKEPEILILDEPGANLDSYWRNKIKILLMDAKKDGKTIIVTVHNIDEIADIIDDFIIIDNGQNIFNGSAEKLNVYSKYKVYISEQFEVQNFRNFLSTNNIKSFKYDEIENSLVVAIENFKQLNFLFLYLIKNNLPLKNLLKLPINMEAIYKALEN; this is translated from the coding sequence ATGGAACAAATAATAAAATTTGAAAATTATATAAAAAAATTTAAAAAGAAAGTTATTGGTCCTTTGAATTGCTCAATTCAAAAAGGAAGAATAACAGCTTTGCTTGGAAGTAGTGGGAGTGGTAAAACTGTTATAATCAATTCACTATTAGGAATAATCAAGGAATTTAAAGGAGATATTAAAATTGAAAATATCTCTAGAAAAAAGGGTAAATACTTTTTAGTAAATAGCAAAATAGGCTATTATACTCAGATGGATTTTTCCTTATATGTTGTAAGTGCCTATAAGTTTTTATTGGATATGTGTATAATGATGGGTCTAACTAAAGTTATTTCAAGAAAAAGAATTGAATATTGAATGAAATATTTTGATATTTGAGAGTCAAGAAATAAACCAATTAAAAGTTTTTCATGAGGAATGAAAAATAGAATGAATTTAATATTGTGCTTTATTAAAGAACCAGAAATTCTTATTCTTGATGAACCTGGAGCTAATTTAGATTCATATTGAAGAAATAAAATTAAAATATTATTGATGGATGCTAAAAAAGATGGCAAAACAATAATAGTTACTGTTCATAATATTGATGAAATAGCAGATATTATTGATGATTTTATAATTATTGATAATGGGCAAAACATTTTTAATGGTTCAGCTGAAAAACTAAATGTTTACTCAAAATATAAAGTATATATAAGTGAACAATTTGAAGTACAAAACTTTAGAAATTTTTTATCAACTAATAATATAAAATCATTTAAATATGATGAAATTGAAAACTCTTTAGTAGTTGCAATTGAAAATTTTAAACAATTAAACTTCCTATTTTTATATTTAATTAAAAATAATTTGCCCTTAAAAAACTTGCTTAAATTGCCAATTAATATGGAAGCTATTTATAAAGCTTTGGAAAATTAG